The following are encoded in a window of Methanobacterium formicicum genomic DNA:
- a CDS encoding type II toxin-antitoxin system HicA family toxin has product MSKKLPTVSGRQTVKALVKLGFTVRTGKGDHVVLQKDHRVFSVPLHKTLKKGTLRKILKIADVTVEDFNEML; this is encoded by the coding sequence GTGTCTAAGAAGTTGCCCACAGTTTCTGGGAGGCAAACCGTTAAAGCATTGGTAAAATTAGGATTTACAGTTAGAACAGGTAAAGGTGATCATGTTGTTTTGCAGAAGGATCATCGTGTATTCTCGGTTCCTTTACATAAAACTCTTAAGAAGGGAACCTTGCGGAAAATACTTAAAATAGCTGATGTAACTGTTGAAGATTTTAATGAAATGTTATGA
- a CDS encoding type II toxin-antitoxin system HicB family antitoxin, giving the protein MKYTIILEKEEEGGYSAQCLELPGAISQGESKEEAIENIKVAIELVLETLDLETKRLSKVNEISRVELSV; this is encoded by the coding sequence ATGAAATACACTATAATCCTTGAAAAAGAAGAAGAAGGAGGGTACTCTGCTCAATGTTTGGAACTTCCAGGGGCAATAAGTCAGGGAGAGTCTAAGGAAGAAGCCATTGAAAATATAAAAGTGGCTATTGAACTTGTGTTAGAAACACTTGATCTGGAAACCAAAAGGTTAAGTAAAGTTAACGAGATTTCCAGGGTGGAATTGAGTGTCTAA
- a CDS encoding nuclease-related domain-containing protein: protein MGLVLLIRISGFILLTGILGLLQLSLLALLVITGLIISRYGWSKRRIWSRGAKGEKIVAKKLKKLPKKYTAIRDVKIPNLGGDIDHVVVGPTGIYVIETKNYKPTYIPDEDCWYHTSGRKSPQNPAKQVKLQASKLNDFLKNKLGKKLNKTAIYSVISPINHNLILKKDIKSYEIVYPEDLVSYLSRGRKILSSKEVKEIINILAKYGRIK from the coding sequence ATGGGATTGGTATTATTAATCAGGATCTCAGGGTTTATTCTATTAACCGGGATATTGGGATTGCTACAGTTATCCTTACTAGCCTTACTGGTCATCACCGGGCTAATCATATCTAGGTATGGGTGGTCTAAACGCAGAATCTGGAGTAGGGGTGCTAAGGGTGAGAAGATAGTGGCCAAAAAGCTCAAGAAATTACCTAAAAAATACACGGCTATCCGGGATGTTAAAATACCAAACCTGGGTGGAGATATTGACCACGTGGTGGTGGGGCCCACCGGAATCTACGTTATTGAAACCAAAAATTACAAACCAACCTACATCCCGGATGAGGACTGCTGGTACCATACCTCCGGCAGAAAATCACCACAAAACCCCGCCAAACAGGTTAAATTACAGGCGTCAAAGTTGAATGATTTTCTAAAAAATAAACTGGGTAAAAAATTAAATAAAACAGCCATATACTCAGTAATATCCCCGATAAACCATAATTTAATCTTAAAAAAAGATATAAAGTCGTATGAAATCGTTTACCCTGAGGATCTAGTTTCTTACCTATCCCGCGGCCGGAAAATTCTGAGTTCTAAAGAAGTTAAGGAGATAATTAATATTTTAGCTAAGTATGGTAGAATAAAATAG
- a CDS encoding HepT-like ribonuclease domain-containing protein, producing the protein MAQFRNRLVHIYWEVDDEMIYEILNQNINDIKTFLKAYLEFLNK; encoded by the coding sequence GTGGCCCAGTTCAGGAATAGATTGGTTCATATCTACTGGGAAGTAGATGATGAGATGATCTATGAAATACTCAACCAAAATATCAATGACATTAAAACATTTTTAAAGGCATACTTGGAATTTCTAAATAAATGA
- the mntA gene encoding type VII toxin-antitoxin system MntA family adenylyltransferase antitoxin, with translation MQSLKSYQLTPPEKRRIMESITSILNQEKIIFAYLHGSFLKENFRDIDLAIYLEKNLDKKEAIHLEFEIESELENAVHFPVDVRILNRSPLSFRYNVFKEGTLLFSKDELTRSDFISLTLAMYHDFNFYRKRYMREALGLEV, from the coding sequence GTGCAGAGTCTTAAAAGTTACCAGTTGACCCCACCTGAAAAAAGGCGTATTATGGAAAGTATAACTTCCATATTAAATCAGGAAAAGATAATTTTTGCCTATCTGCACGGGTCCTTTTTGAAGGAGAACTTTAGGGACATAGATCTGGCAATTTACCTTGAAAAAAACCTGGATAAAAAAGAGGCCATCCACCTGGAATTTGAAATAGAAAGCGAACTTGAAAATGCAGTTCATTTTCCAGTTGATGTCAGAATCTTGAACCGTTCTCCTTTATCTTTTCGGTATAATGTCTTTAAAGAAGGTACCCTTCTTTTCAGTAAAGATGAACTGACACGCAGTGATTTTATCTCTCTAACTCTGGCCATGTACCATGATTTTAACTTCTATCGTAAACGCTACATGAGGGAGGCTTTAGGGCTTGAAGTATGA
- a CDS encoding beta strand repeat-containing protein — MITVIGSVSAADNDVIYVNGSSGDDSWDGLTWLTAKLTIKNATATVNDGGRVYIADGTYTGDENTNITLDKDVTFIGEHQNQTILNGTDTNRLFVILNGANVSLINLTLANGYIDESMGAAVFNLGNLTVTGCTFTANMAEYGSAIFNANTLYVDNSVFTGNLGLSISSIFNDVDATAQVRNSVFTDNGVDEDAGAIENNGDLTLTGCTFTSNSASSAGAVMNTGTMNITGCTFTGNNATYEVGGAILNTGLLTINDSTFTGNTANSDGGAGGAIFNEGGTLNIRNTTFTINTADLSGGAIYSFNGGVLNIADSVFSRNYAQAGGAIVNIGNSTITNTLFDSNRAEDGGAIINNQNMTITSSTFTGNQADMFGGAISNRHNLTVHFSRLVGNTPVDIYNSEATLDAEYNWWGTNFAGSDPVTAGRVSGATISRWLVLSLNPDPATINNGGTSTVTVDLLHDQLGNYYDPAYGHVPDGILVNLTGTLGSLNPAQLSLTSGRATSLFTASGVGSALITATLDNQTSSTRVTINAAGENTTDPTVNAATVEMQKTGTSPVGLILALLSIFGGAVLGRRKL; from the coding sequence GCGTGTCTGCTGCCGACAATGATGTTATCTACGTTAATGGTTCCTCAGGTGATGATAGCTGGGATGGACTGACCTGGCTCACTGCCAAGCTAACCATTAAAAATGCCACCGCCACAGTGAATGATGGGGGCAGAGTATACATTGCCGACGGGACCTACACTGGAGACGAAAACACCAACATCACCCTGGACAAGGATGTGACCTTCATCGGAGAACACCAGAACCAGACCATCCTGAATGGAACAGATACCAATCGCCTGTTCGTGATTCTAAACGGGGCCAATGTATCCCTCATTAATTTGACCCTGGCCAACGGCTACATCGATGAAAGTATGGGTGCCGCCGTGTTTAACCTGGGAAATTTAACAGTCACTGGCTGTACTTTCACTGCTAACATGGCGGAGTATGGTAGTGCCATCTTCAACGCCAACACCCTGTACGTGGATAACTCCGTATTCACTGGAAACCTGGGACTGTCCATTTCTTCCATCTTCAACGATGTGGATGCCACTGCTCAGGTGAGAAACTCCGTGTTCACTGATAACGGTGTGGACGAGGATGCAGGGGCCATTGAAAACAATGGTGATTTAACCCTCACCGGCTGTACCTTCACTTCAAACAGTGCATCATCAGCTGGGGCCGTAATGAACACCGGTACCATGAATATCACCGGCTGTACCTTCACCGGCAACAACGCCACCTATGAAGTGGGAGGTGCCATTTTAAACACCGGACTACTGACCATAAACGACAGCACCTTCACCGGTAACACCGCTAACAGTGATGGGGGGGCAGGTGGAGCTATATTCAACGAAGGTGGAACCCTGAACATTAGAAACACCACATTCACCATTAACACTGCCGATTTATCAGGAGGTGCTATTTACAGCTTCAACGGGGGTGTCCTGAACATTGCAGATTCAGTGTTCTCCCGTAACTATGCCCAGGCTGGTGGAGCCATTGTCAACATTGGTAACTCCACCATCACCAACACCCTCTTCGACAGTAACCGTGCCGAAGACGGTGGGGCCATAATAAACAACCAGAACATGACCATAACCAGCAGCACCTTCACCGGTAACCAGGCCGACATGTTCGGAGGGGCCATCAGCAACCGCCACAACCTCACCGTGCACTTTTCCCGCTTGGTGGGAAACACCCCGGTGGACATCTACAATAGCGAGGCCACCCTGGATGCCGAGTACAACTGGTGGGGAACCAACTTTGCAGGATCCGACCCGGTAACTGCCGGAAGAGTAAGCGGTGCCACCATCTCCCGATGGCTGGTTCTAAGCCTAAACCCGGATCCCGCCACCATCAACAACGGTGGAACATCAACCGTGACTGTGGATCTACTCCACGACCAGCTGGGCAACTACTACGACCCGGCCTATGGACATGTCCCCGACGGAATACTGGTGAATCTCACCGGAACCCTGGGAAGTCTCAACCCCGCCCAGTTAAGTTTAACCAGTGGACGGGCCACCAGTCTCTTCACGGCTTCGGGTGTGGGTAGTGCCTTAATCACGGCCACCCTGGATAACCAGACCAGTTCCACACGAGTAACCATCAACGCCGCCGGAGAAAACACTACAGACCCTACTGTAAACGCCGCAACTGTGGAGATGCAAAAAACAGGTACCAGTCCAGTGGGCCTGATACTGGCTTTACTGTCCATATTCGGTGGAGCAGTTCTGGGTAGGAGAAAGTTATAA